The window ACGTATTGGAAACCTCTGGCGCAGACATGAACGCCTTGTTGATCTCGTCGGAGAATAGGGTCACCTGGTCGAGCGTGGCATTGGCCGGCGCGTTAATGATGCCGAAAATGAACCCCTGATCCTCGTTGGGAGCCAGCTCATTGGTCGAGAACATCGCCAGCGGGATGATAAGCAATCCGATAAAGGCGCTGAAAACGATCACGGCCGCACGATAGCCCATCGTCCTTGCCAGGACGGACGAGTACCATTTGCGAATCGCCTCGAAGCGGCGATTCACCCAGCCGGCGTATCCTCGCTCCGCATCGCCCTCGCGAAGCATGCGCGACGACATCATCGGGGAGAGAGTCAATGCCACGATACCCGAGACAATGACCGCGCCCGCCAGGGTAAAGGCAAACTCCCGGAAGAGCGCGCCCGTGAGTCCGCCCTGGATGCCGATCGGCGTATAGACTGCGGCCAGCGTGATGGTCATGGCGATGACCGGGCCGATCAACTCGCGGGCGCCGTTGATGGCTGCCTGAAAGGGAGTCTCGCCCTCCTGAAGGCGTCGCTCGACATTTTCCACCACGACGATGGCGTCGTCGACGACGATACCCACCGCCAGCACGATGGCCAGCAGCGTGAGGAGATTGATCGTAAAGCCAGCAATCATCATCAGGAATACCGCACCGATCAGCGAAATCGGGATGGCGATTACCGGGATGACCACCGAACGCACGGAACCCATGAAAAGGAAGATCACCGCGATGACGATGAGCAGCGTCTCGATGAGCGTCTTGATCACGTCATGGATCGCGCTGTCGATGTAGATCGTCGAGTCGTAGGCCACGTCGGCATGCATGCCGGCAGGAAGGCGGGACTGGATGTCGGGCAGGGCCTCGCGCACGAGGCGCACCACGTCGAGCGTATTGGCCTGGGGTAGCGGCCACACTCCCATGAAGGTTGCCTTTTGACCGGAGAAGCGCACATCCTCCTCGTAGGATTCCGCACCGAGTGAGACGTCAGCCACGTCGCCCAGGCGCACGATGGAGCCGTTTTTCTCACTGATCACGAGATTGCGAAATTCCTCCTCCGAGCGCAGGTCCGTGTTTGCCACGAGATTGACGGCGATCATGCTGCCCTTGGTTTTTCCCACGGCAGAGAGGTAGTTGTTCGCCTGGAGGGCCTGCTGCACTTGCGTACCCGTGATATTGAGGGCGGCAAGCTTGTCGGGCTTGAGCCAGATACGCATGGCAAATGTGCGCGCTCCCAGGATGTCCGCCTTTTGCACGCCCGGGATGGCCGAGAGCTTCGGCTGTACGACTCGGGTGAGGTAGTCAGTGATCTGGTTCTGGTCGAGATCCTTCGAGTAAAAGCTCAGGTAGACTGCGGCAAACTCCGAGTCCTTGGACTCGACCTCGATCACAGGCGCCTCCGCCTCGGGCGGCAGGTCATTGCGCACCTGGGCCACCTTGGCCTGGATCTGCGTGAGCGCGGCATTGGTGTCATAGTTCAGCTTCAGGTGCACGGTGATCGTGCTCACTCCCTGCGCGCTGGAGCTTTCCATGTAGTCGATGCCGTCCGCGCTCGCGATCACACGCTCGAGGGGAGTCGTGATGTAACCGCGGACGAGATCGGCATTTGCGCCGATAAAAGCGGTGGTCACCGTGACGACAGCGATGTCGCTACGCGGGTATTGACGCACGCTCAACGTATTGATCGAGACCAAACCTGCGATCAGGATCAGCAGGTTCACCACGATCGCGAGGATCGGGCGCTTGATAAAGATGTCCGTAAATTTCATAGCCTGTTGGCTGTCGAGATAAGCCGATGGATCAGGAATCCTCGGGCTTGGGCTTTTCGTTGTTGGCGGGCTCGATCGTATTGTTGATCTGGACGTGGGAACCCTGCCGCAGCTTGAAGACACCCGAGGTGACCACCTGCTCGCCCGGCTTCACGCCGCTGAGGATCGACACGCGGTCGCCCTTGGACTCACCCACTTTTACTACCTGCTGGCGCACCCCGGTGTACGACTCGCCCTTTTGATCCTTCATCTGCTCCACGACATAGACCGTGTCGCCGTAGGGAGCGAACTGGACCGCCGTCGCAGGGATCAAAACCCGCTTTTCCATGTTGGGCAGCGGCACCTCGGCGCCGACAAACATGCCGGGACGGAGCAGCCCCTCCGGATTAGCCAACGTCGCTTGCACCAGCACGTTGCGGGTGGCCTCATCGACGACGGAATCGACCGCATTGATCTTGCCGTGGAAGATCTTGTCCTCCAGACCGTCTGCCTTCACGAGCACCTCCTGCCCGGCCTTGATCGAGCCGATTGTCTGCTGGGGGAGGTAGAAGTTTACGTAGATCGGGTCCAGCGACTGCAGGGGAGCCACCTGCGCCCCGCTCTGGAGATACTGGCCGAGATTCACCAGGCGAATACCCAACACACCAGTAAAGGGCGCCCGGATCGTCTTTTTATTGATCAGCGAGGAAACCTCCTGCACTCGCGCCTCGGCCTGGTCGTATTGGGCCTGGGCCGCATCGAAATCCGCCTGCGAACTCACGCGGTTCTGCAGCAGGTTCTTCTGCCGTTGAAGACTCGTCTCTGCCAGTTTCAACTGGGCCTGGGCCGAGCGCAGTTGCGCCTGTTCCTGGCTGACATCGAGCTGCACGAGCAGGTCGCCCTGCTTGACATTCTGACCCGACTCAAAGGCGATTTTCTCCACGATGCCCGGCTGGTCTGTACTCACGACGACACCCTGCACCGCGGAAGTCGAGCCGACCGCGCGAATGGCTGGCACCCACTCCTCCTCTGGCGCCTCGATGGCGGTCACCGCCTCCGGCGGCATTTTCATGTTGGCGTACTTTGCCATCATCCCCTTGATCTGGAGAGCTTTGACCCCTCCCAGCAAGACCCAGACGCCGATACCCGCCGCAACGGCGAGCAAAATCACTATTCCTCTTTTAATCATGGCAGCCATTCCTTGATGCCGACCCACTAGATGGTTCCTCGAACGATTGCCGGGTCTTGCGAAGCAATTCGATGAGTTGTTTACGTTCCTGGGAGGATAAAGTTCCGACTGTTCCAGCCGACCAGCGCATAAATTCCGGCCGCACCTTGGCAAGTAGCTTTTCGCCTGCGGAAGTGATCTTCACATTGGAGGCGCGTCGGTCATTCGGGTCCGACGCTCGCGCTACAAGGCCCGCCTTTTCCAAAGTATCGAGGATGCCCGTGATCGTCGCTCGACTCACGCTCGACTTTTCCGCAATCTCCGATGACCTCATGCTCCCCGTCGGCGAAGCATCAAGGATAAAAAGCAACACCATCCGCGCCTGATTCAGTCCAAACCGCGCGAGAAACGCCGCTTCTGCACGGGCGATCACCTCTCCCGTGTGCAACAGGTTCATATACAACTCGCAAATGGAGGCATCTACACCGGGAATGTCCGCCGCAGCTTCCTGCAGGCATTCATACCGGGGAAGTTCCTTGAGTAGGAAGAGCGACATGGTGGGGAGATTTAATACGATTGATGGTTAAGTCAATGAATAATTAGGCGGCTTATTACTTGGCCCCTAAGATTATTCGAGACACCTGATAGAAGAGAATCGCCCACTCTGAGGTCCGACTGCGACGAGGGAAAAAAGGCAGGACCAGCCTACCCGGAAATGATGCAGGCCACCGCGACGAATGCCACGGTGGCCTGCTGTTCCCCCCAGAACAATTTCCACTATGCCGGGAATTTTCCGGTTCGCAAGAGAAATTTCACAAGAAAATGAAATTTTTGATCAGTGGGCACTACAGCTTGCGGTCCCTGGCCGAGCCTTCCGGATTCTCGGCCCGGCCATGTTCTCTAGCTCGTCGCCATATGATGCCCGGAGCGGCCTCGGCGAACTCAGGTCGCTCGTGGGTCCTCTGTTGCTAAACCGGCGGCATTCCGGATTGAAAACCGGCGCTGAAGCAGGTTCTCACCCAGGCATGGATCGATCTCGGCTACCAGCCGCAGCGCAGCAAGGGTATGACCCGGGCGGTTCACACCCAGGCCATTGTCATTCCCAATCGGGTAATCGGAGAGCCGTAGGGCTTTAGTACAGCTCGACCGGGGAGCGCTTGCCGTCCTCGGCACTACGCTGTCCGGCCTGCTCTTCGCCGAGTGTGGCCACGCGGAGATCCCAGATTTCGGAATCCACGCTACGGAAAGCTGCTTCCGTAAAGGGCGTGGGCGGAGCAAGTCTGGCCTTGAAGGCCGCCATGCGGCCCAGCGCTGCCTCGGTCTCGGAGGCGGGTAGCTCGGCGAGCACTTTCTTCGCCTGAGCAGCCAGCTCGACGCGATGGCAGATCATGAGCATGTCATTTCCGGCGACAATGCCGCGTCGCATTGTCTCGTCAAAGCCGTAGTGATTCAGGATCGCACCCATGTCGAGATCGTCGGTCATGACAAGGCCATTGAAGCCCATATCCTCGCGCAGCAGGCCATTGATCATGGCGGAGGACAGCGAGGCGGGCGGGCCGCCCGCCTCGAGGCCGGAGATCGTGATATGGCCGATCATCATGCTGTCGACCTTATCGGCAAAGGCGCGGAAGACGGCGAGTTCGTACTCCTCCATGAGCTCCCGGGAGCGATCGAGCGAGGGAAGCTCGTGGTGCGGATCGAGCCCGGCTGAGGAATAGCCGGGGAAGTGTTTGCCACAGCTCAAAATGCCCGCCGCACGGAGAGCCTCATTGAAAGCGCCCGCCTTTTCGATCACCTCGGCCACCGTGCGGCCATAGCAGCGACCGCGCAGCGAGTTATCCGCCTCATCGTCGAAGGAGATGTCGAGCACGGGACAGAGATCGAGATTGAAGCCAAAGAGGCGCAGGAGCCGCCCCGTGATGTCGCCGTGCTTGCGTATCAAACCGAGATCGTTGCGATCCCGGAGCTGCTGGGCATTCGGCGGCTCGTTGCCGATGAGCTTGAGACGCGACACCCGGCCACCCTCCTGGTCGATGGTCACGACCGGCTCGACATCGCTGAGGTCACGCAGGTCGTCGATGAGCTTGCGAAGCTGGGTCGGCGTCTGGATGTTGCGCCCGAAGAGAATATATCCCCCGGGCTGGAGGTCCTTGTAAAATCTGGCCGTCTCGGCATCGAGTTCGGTTCCGGGGACTCCGACGAGAAGCAACTGGCCCACATCTTGGGATGGCATATTGCTTTCAAAGATCATAAACTGGCCTCACCTGTCGAATGAATCCCTCCCCGCTCAAGATCGGCCTTTACGGCGGAACGTTTGATCCCATCCACAACGGCCATCTGCTCCTGGCGCGTGATGCCCTGGAGCGCCTGAAGCTGTCGAAGATCGTCTTCATCCCCGCCAACCTCTCCCCGCACAAACTCCGCAAGCCGCCCGCCCCGGCAGATATTCGTTGCGAAATGATCCAGGCCGCCATCGAGGGAGAAAAATACTTCGAGATCGATCGCTGCGAGGTTGAGCGTGAGGGCCCCTCCTATGCGGTCGATACCGCCCGCCTCTACCGGGAGCGCTATCCGGAAGCCAAGCTGCACTACCTCGTCGGTGACGACAATCTGGAGGAGTTGAATACATGGCGCGAAGTCGACCAGCTCAAGGAACTCGTTCAATTCGTGGTCCTTACCCGTGCAGGCGTCCCGTTTCTCTCTGGACTGCCTATCATCTCGCGAAATATCGAACTTTCCTCCACCGAGATTCGTAATCGCGTTGCCCGAGGCAATTCCATCAGGTATATGGTCCCCGTGGCCACCTGTGACGTAATCAAGAAATACCGACTCTACCGCAATGACTGACGGCGAAAAGCTGGCTCGCGCCTGCGCCGCCGCTGCGGCAGACAAGAAGGCCGAGGACATCACCGTCCTCGATATGCAGGGAATCTCGACTTTCACGGACTACTTCGTGATCTGCTCCGGCTCCTCCGAGCCGCAGCTCAAGGCCATCGCCTCGTCGATCCGCGAGCAGTGCCGCGAGAAACTCGACCGCAAACCGGCCTCCGAGGACGGTTTTCCGATCAGCCAGTGGATCGTCCTCGATTACGGCGACGTGATCGTCCACCTCTTCCACAACGACAAGCGCGAGTTTTACGGCCTGGAAAATCTCTGGAGCGACGCCAAGCGCCTGGAGATCGAGGGCATTTAATCAATCCGGCACCTCAATGCAGGTGCCAAGCCTCTTCCCGGCTTCAAACGAAACCGGGAAGACGCGGAAGGGATTTCCTCGCGGATTAAGCGGGGATGCTCAGGGCGATTTTCACGCCACTGAGGACGGCGGCGATGCGGATCGAGTCATTGACTCCCGCCTCGGAAATGCCGTGCTGGACCAGGGTGGCTTCATGCGCCTGGAGGCACATGCCACAGCCAGCGAGCGCGGCGCAGGACATCGACATGAGCTCAAACGTGGCCTTGTCGGTCTTGAGCTGGCTCATTCGCATCATGCGCAGGCGGGGCGGGATGGAATTGTACGACTCCTTTTCCACCAGGTGGCGGAAGCGGTAGTAGACCGTATTCATTCCCATGATCGACGCCGCGGCGCGCGCGTCATCGATGAGTTCCTCGGTCACGGCGTTGGCGCGGCCTTCCTCGACCAAAGCGAGGGTGAGGGCTTCATCACCGAGGAAAAAGGCGGAGGCGAGCACGCAGCCCCAGACCTGGTCCTGGGTGAGATTTTCCGGCCGGAGGATGGCCTGGAGGTTGAGTTTGAGGTCCTTGGCGGCCTCGGGAAGTTTATCGCGGAGCGATTCGAGAGCGGACATGAAAAGAATTGCGCCCGGTCGTTGCCAACCGGGCGCTGTAAAAAATCTCGTTAAACCTTGAGAGTGGCGTCGCCCTTCTTCCAGTTACACGGGCAAAGCTCGTCGGACTGAACGGCGTCGACGACGCGGAGGGCTTCCTCCACGCTGCGGCCCACGGAAAGGTTGTTCACCGTCGCCCACTGGATCACGCCATGCTGGTCGACGAGGAAGCTCGCGCGCAGGCAGACGTTCTCCTTCGGATCGAGGATGCCGAGGTCACCGGCCAACTTCTGGGCGGCGATGAGCGGATACGGCAGGCTCTTCAGGTCGGCATGCGACTGACGCCACGCGAGGTGGGAAAATTCGTTGTCGGTGGAACCGCCGATCAACTGCACGTCGCGGTCCTTGAAGTCGCCATTACGTTTGCCGAACTCCACGAGCTCGGTCGGGCAGACGAAGGTGAAGTCCTTCGGGTAAAACAAAAAGAAGGTCCACTTGCCCTTGTAGGTGGAGTTGTCGATTTCGATGATGTCGTCACTGGTGAGCCCGTTGCATGCCTTGGAATGAAAGGCCGGGAATAGATCTCCTACTGTCAGCATATTGTCTCTGGTCTCTGATTGTTGTGGTTTGGGCCGTTTCCGGCGGCTTGGAATCTAGAATGTTTTGAGGAATTGCAAAGCGATTGTTCGAAAACACCCTCCGCCGCCTTTTGCGATCCACTCTCTATTCCAGCATGGAGGCAAATCGGGTTGCGCGACACGCCGGGTGGGCGTACGCTTTTCGCCGGGAAAGGAGGTATACGACGTATGAACCTCATCGAAGACACTACGATAGTGTGTCCCTTCTGTGGCGAGAGCTTCGCCATCGAAGTTGATACCGAGGAGGGTTCCTATACCACGATCGAAGACTGCGCAGTGTGCTGCCGGCCGCTGGCTCTCACCATCCGGTGTCACCCGGGTGAAGTCGAAACGATCGACGTGGAACCCGGCTAGGCAGATCTTTATTCGCACCAGCGCCGAGTGAATGCCGGGCGGGAATTATCGTCCGGCAGGAAAGTTCCGTGTCGCGATGATGCGGATGCCCTCAAGAGTCAGTTGGGGTTCCACTGCGGCAAAAAGCCCGGTTTGCCCGGCGATCAACCGAGCGTCGCCGCCAGTCGCGATGAGACGCAACCCGCGCTTCACCCCGATCTCTTTCTCGATCTCCACGACGATCTCCTTGATCAATCCCCGGTAACCATAAACCGCACCGGATTGCATCGCCTCCCTGGTGCTGCGGCCAATAGCCCTTCGCGGCTCGCGCAGCTTCACCTTTGGCAGCAACGCCGTGCGACTATGCAGATAGTCGGTCATGGCATTCAACCCCGGGGCGATCACACCTCCGGCGTAGTTTCCCGCCTTGGTCAGGACGTCAAATGTCACCGCGGTGCCGAAATCAACCACGATGGCGGGAGCTCCATGGAGGTACTTGGCCCCCACCGCATTGGCGAGGCGGTCAGCGCCTATGGATTTGGGCTGCGGATAATCGATGCCGATCCCGAGATCAACTCCCGCTCCGACCCAGCAAATCCCATCACCCAGGGCCTTGGCGATCTCGGGATTTTTGGCGGGGACGACGGATGCCACTGCTGCGTGAGAGAACCTCCGATCGCCAATCGCCTCGCGCAAAGTCTCCGCCGTAAGGTCAGGCGTCGGGATCCGCTCGATGCGCCCGATGCGCTCTCGGGTGGAAAAGGCGAGCTTGGTGAAGCTGTTGCTGATGTCGACGAGCAGGAAGTCCCTCTTGCTCATATCACGGGCATGGAGGTCGCCTGCTCTTCATCGACTACTTGCGCCGTCCCTTGTCGCCTCCGCGATTGGAAGCGTCATCCCCGGCTCCAGCGGAATTCGCCAGGTCGGCTTCGTCGTCGGGAAGGAAGGCGCGGAAGCGCTGCTTGTCGATGGCCTTCATGTAGGCTTCGTGCGGCGAAACTGCACCGCTCACGAGTTGCTCCCAGATGGCGTCGTCCATGAACTGCATGCCCTCGCCTTTGCCGCCGACGATGACGTCCTGCAGCTTCTGCGTGGCGCCCTCACGGACAATGGCCGAAACAGCACTGTTGCCCACGAGGATTTCATTCACGGCCACACGACCGCCGCCGTCCTGCTTCTTGAGCAGGAGCTGGGCGACCACGCCGCGTAGCGAGGAGGCAAGCATCGTACGGACCTGCGACTGCTGGTCGGCCGGAAAGACGTCGATCATACGGTCGACAGTCTTGCGGGCGTTGTTCGTGTGCAGCGTGCCAAAGACGAGCAGGCCGGTTTCAGCCGCCGTCAGAGCCAGCGAAATGGTCTCCAGGTCTCGCATTTCACCCACGAGCACGATGTCGGCATCTTCTCGCAGAGCAGCTTTCAATCCCGCCGGGAAGGTAATGGCATGCTCAGGCACCTCGCGCTGGGTGATGATGCTCTTCTTGTTGCGGTGAACGAACTCGATCGGCTCCTCGATCGTCACGACATGGCGCGAGAAGCTGGAGTTGATGTAATCGATCAGCGCTGCCAGCGTGGTGCTCTTGCCGGAGCCTGTCGGCCCCGTGACCAGCACGATGCCGCCGCGCATCTCACCAAAGGTCTTGATGACCTGAGGCACGCCAAGCTCCTCCAGCGACTTGATCTTGGTCGGAATGATACGGAAAACCGCGCCGTAGCCGTTCGTCTGCTTCAGATAGTTGCAGCGGAAACGGCTTTCCTCATCCATCTCGTACGCAAAGTCGAGGTCGCCGGTTTCCTCATAGCGCTGCCAGCGGGCCGGCGAGCAGATCTCGCTCAACATGAAGGCCATTTCCTCGCGCGTAAGCACCTCCTCGCGAATCGGGAGGATTTCGCCATGTCGGCGGATCTTTGGCGGTTCGCCCTCGCCCAGGTGCAAGTCGGAGCCGCCCGCCTGAATGAGAACCTGAAAGAATTGATCGATGTATGCCATGGCTCAGTGAATCCCCAGGACCTGCCGCATGACCTGCTTGTTCTCTGCCCGGTAGTACGCCTCCTCAGAGGTGATGAGCCCCTGCTGGAAGAGCGTGACGATCGCATCGTCCATGAGCTGCATGCCCTGCTTGCGCCCGGTCTGGATCACACCGGGAAGCATGAAGGTCTTGCCCTCGCGGATGAGGTTGCCCACGGCGGGGTTGTTCATCAGGATCTCCATCGCAAGGCAGCGGCCGCGACCGTCGGCGCGGGGCACGAGCTGCTGGCTGATGATGCCGCGCAGCGATTCGCTGACCATGATGCGGATCTGATCCCGCTGGTCTGTAGGGAAAACGTCGAGCACACGGTCCAGCGTACGAGCCGCGTTGCTGGTGTGCAAGGTGCCGAGCACGAGGTGACCGGTCTCGGAGGCGGTGATCGCCAGCGAGATCGTCTCGAGGTCGCGCATTTCACCGACCATGATGACGTCCGGGTCTTCACGGAGGGCGCCGCGCAGGGCGGCGGCAAAGGACTTGGTGTGCGTATGCACTTCACGCTGGGTGACATGACAGCCCTTGGAGCGAATCACATACTCGATCGGGTCCTCCAGAGTGATGATGTGATCATGACGCGCGCCGTTGATTTCTTCCACGAGGGCGGCGAGCGTGGTGCTCTTGCCGGAGCCGACCGACCCGGTGACCAGGACAAGGCCATTCTGGTACTGCGTCAGCAGCTTGAGCTGCTGCGGCAGGCCGAGTTCGTCCATCGAGCGGACGCGGCTGCTGATGATACGAAACGTGAGATCATACCCGAGACGCTGCCGGACGACGCAGGCACGGAACCGGCCAAAGCTGTTGGCGTAGGCAAAATCGACATCGCCGCGCTCGGCGATAATCTGCTTCTGGGCATCCGTGAGAAAGCCCATCGTCAGCCGCTCGGTATCCGCAGCGGTCAATACGGGCGCCTGCTGCCAGATCGCCTCAAGCTGGCCGAAACGTCGCCAGATCGGCTTGGAGTTCACGCTCAGGTGAATATCCGAGGCGTCGGATTCCTTGCCGACCGTCAAATACTGGTCGACGTGGTCCAAGGTGCGGATCTCGTTCACGACTTCAATATGGGAGGAAGACGCGTCTGTTGGGGTGGTCACTTGCGGAATAATGCTTACACCGGTCCCCGAAAAAAGCAGAAAAAGA of the Terrimicrobium sacchariphilum genome contains:
- a CDS encoding efflux RND transporter permease subunit is translated as MKFTDIFIKRPILAIVVNLLILIAGLVSINTLSVRQYPRSDIAVVTVTTAFIGANADLVRGYITTPLERVIASADGIDYMESSSAQGVSTITVHLKLNYDTNAALTQIQAKVAQVRNDLPPEAEAPVIEVESKDSEFAAVYLSFYSKDLDQNQITDYLTRVVQPKLSAIPGVQKADILGARTFAMRIWLKPDKLAALNITGTQVQQALQANNYLSAVGKTKGSMIAVNLVANTDLRSEEEFRNLVISEKNGSIVRLGDVADVSLGAESYEEDVRFSGQKATFMGVWPLPQANTLDVVRLVREALPDIQSRLPAGMHADVAYDSTIYIDSAIHDVIKTLIETLLIVIAVIFLFMGSVRSVVIPVIAIPISLIGAVFLMMIAGFTINLLTLLAIVLAVGIVVDDAIVVVENVERRLQEGETPFQAAINGARELIGPVIAMTITLAAVYTPIGIQGGLTGALFREFAFTLAGAVIVSGIVALTLSPMMSSRMLREGDAERGYAGWVNRRFEAIRKWYSSVLARTMGYRAAVIVFSAFIGLLIIPLAMFSTNELAPNEDQGFIFGIINAPANATLDQVTLFSDEINKAFMSAPEVSNTFQINMPTGGFGGLVTKPWNQRERSTEQIAAELFPKTGAIAGLQVIPVTPPPLPGGSNFPIEIVIASTAEPKELLDIANKLVAKAFQSGLFMFADTDLKYDQPQTEIVFDRDKVAALGLNLQQVGADLSALIGGNYVNRFQVQGRSYKVIPQIKRTERLSADQLKEIYVSGPGGKLVQLSTFATLKNSVEPRELKRFQQLNSATVHGALPPGVSKDQALRVLEEEAAKLLPAGFVIDYAGESRQLRKEGNTLVTTMVLSFVLIFLVLAAQFESFRDPFIILFGSVPLALSGALVFSFLGFTSLNIYSQVGLITLVGLVAKNGILIVEFANHLQQSGLSRVDAAVQASVTRLRAILMTTAATVVGHTPLVFASGPGAAARNSIGIVLVTGMLIGTAFTLFVVPVIYSLIATDRSKSRKGKEHPAPTVKDALAV
- a CDS encoding efflux RND transporter periplasmic adaptor subunit gives rise to the protein MILLAVAAGIGVWVLLGGVKALQIKGMMAKYANMKMPPEAVTAIEAPEEEWVPAIRAVGSTSAVQGVVVSTDQPGIVEKIAFESGQNVKQGDLLVQLDVSQEQAQLRSAQAQLKLAETSLQRQKNLLQNRVSSQADFDAAQAQYDQAEARVQEVSSLINKKTIRAPFTGVLGIRLVNLGQYLQSGAQVAPLQSLDPIYVNFYLPQQTIGSIKAGQEVLVKADGLEDKIFHGKINAVDSVVDEATRNVLVQATLANPEGLLRPGMFVGAEVPLPNMEKRVLIPATAVQFAPYGDTVYVVEQMKDQKGESYTGVRQQVVKVGESKGDRVSILSGVKPGEQVVTSGVFKLRQGSHVQINNTIEPANNEKPKPEDS
- a CDS encoding MarR family winged helix-turn-helix transcriptional regulator; translation: MSLFLLKELPRYECLQEAAADIPGVDASICELYMNLLHTGEVIARAEAAFLARFGLNQARMVLLFILDASPTGSMRSSEIAEKSSVSRATITGILDTLEKAGLVARASDPNDRRASNVKITSAGEKLLAKVRPEFMRWSAGTVGTLSSQERKQLIELLRKTRQSFEEPSSGSASRNGCHD
- a CDS encoding glycoside hydrolase family 3 N-terminal domain-containing protein — translated: MPSQDVGQLLLVGVPGTELDAETARFYKDLQPGGYILFGRNIQTPTQLRKLIDDLRDLSDVEPVVTIDQEGGRVSRLKLIGNEPPNAQQLRDRNDLGLIRKHGDITGRLLRLFGFNLDLCPVLDISFDDEADNSLRGRCYGRTVAEVIEKAGAFNEALRAAGILSCGKHFPGYSSAGLDPHHELPSLDRSRELMEEYELAVFRAFADKVDSMMIGHITISGLEAGGPPASLSSAMINGLLREDMGFNGLVMTDDLDMGAILNHYGFDETMRRGIVAGNDMLMICHRVELAAQAKKVLAELPASETEAALGRMAAFKARLAPPTPFTEAAFRSVDSEIWDLRVATLGEEQAGQRSAEDGKRSPVELY
- the nadD gene encoding nicotinate-nucleotide adenylyltransferase — encoded protein: MNPSPLKIGLYGGTFDPIHNGHLLLARDALERLKLSKIVFIPANLSPHKLRKPPAPADIRCEMIQAAIEGEKYFEIDRCEVEREGPSYAVDTARLYRERYPEAKLHYLVGDDNLEELNTWREVDQLKELVQFVVLTRAGVPFLSGLPIISRNIELSSTEIRNRVARGNSIRYMVPVATCDVIKKYRLYRND
- the rsfS gene encoding ribosome silencing factor, translating into MTDGEKLARACAAAAADKKAEDITVLDMQGISTFTDYFVICSGSSEPQLKAIASSIREQCREKLDRKPASEDGFPISQWIVLDYGDVIVHLFHNDKREFYGLENLWSDAKRLEIEGI
- a CDS encoding carboxymuconolactone decarboxylase family protein; its protein translation is MSALESLRDKLPEAAKDLKLNLQAILRPENLTQDQVWGCVLASAFFLGDEALTLALVEEGRANAVTEELIDDARAAASIMGMNTVYYRFRHLVEKESYNSIPPRLRMMRMSQLKTDKATFELMSMSCAALAGCGMCLQAHEATLVQHGISEAGVNDSIRIAAVLSGVKIALSIPA
- a CDS encoding peroxiredoxin yields the protein MLTVGDLFPAFHSKACNGLTSDDIIEIDNSTYKGKWTFFLFYPKDFTFVCPTELVEFGKRNGDFKDRDVQLIGGSTDNEFSHLAWRQSHADLKSLPYPLIAAQKLAGDLGILDPKENVCLRASFLVDQHGVIQWATVNNLSVGRSVEEALRVVDAVQSDELCPCNWKKGDATLKV
- a CDS encoding CPXCG motif-containing cysteine-rich protein, yielding MNLIEDTTIVCPFCGESFAIEVDTEEGSYTTIEDCAVCCRPLALTIRCHPGEVETIDVEPG
- a CDS encoding type III pantothenate kinase, giving the protein MSKRDFLLVDISNSFTKLAFSTRERIGRIERIPTPDLTAETLREAIGDRRFSHAAVASVVPAKNPEIAKALGDGICWVGAGVDLGIGIDYPQPKSIGADRLANAVGAKYLHGAPAIVVDFGTAVTFDVLTKAGNYAGGVIAPGLNAMTDYLHSRTALLPKVKLREPRRAIGRSTREAMQSGAVYGYRGLIKEIVVEIEKEIGVKRGLRLIATGGDARLIAGQTGLFAAVEPQLTLEGIRIIATRNFPAGR
- a CDS encoding type IV pilus twitching motility protein PilT, whose product is MAYIDQFFQVLIQAGGSDLHLGEGEPPKIRRHGEILPIREEVLTREEMAFMLSEICSPARWQRYEETGDLDFAYEMDEESRFRCNYLKQTNGYGAVFRIIPTKIKSLEELGVPQVIKTFGEMRGGIVLVTGPTGSGKSTTLAALIDYINSSFSRHVVTIEEPIEFVHRNKKSIITQREVPEHAITFPAGLKAALREDADIVLVGEMRDLETISLALTAAETGLLVFGTLHTNNARKTVDRMIDVFPADQQSQVRTMLASSLRGVVAQLLLKKQDGGGRVAVNEILVGNSAVSAIVREGATQKLQDVIVGGKGEGMQFMDDAIWEQLVSGAVSPHEAYMKAIDKQRFRAFLPDDEADLANSAGAGDDASNRGGDKGRRK
- a CDS encoding type IV pilus twitching motility protein PilT, producing the protein MTTPTDASSSHIEVVNEIRTLDHVDQYLTVGKESDASDIHLSVNSKPIWRRFGQLEAIWQQAPVLTAADTERLTMGFLTDAQKQIIAERGDVDFAYANSFGRFRACVVRQRLGYDLTFRIISSRVRSMDELGLPQQLKLLTQYQNGLVLVTGSVGSGKSTTLAALVEEINGARHDHIITLEDPIEYVIRSKGCHVTQREVHTHTKSFAAALRGALREDPDVIMVGEMRDLETISLAITASETGHLVLGTLHTSNAARTLDRVLDVFPTDQRDQIRIMVSESLRGIISQQLVPRADGRGRCLAMEILMNNPAVGNLIREGKTFMLPGVIQTGRKQGMQLMDDAIVTLFQQGLITSEEAYYRAENKQVMRQVLGIH